The following proteins are co-located in the bacterium genome:
- a CDS encoding T9SS type A sorting domain-containing protein codes for MKKLYLILLILAFAASAFAQTVVIGNPASALGTTLTGPGYIQTSTTYHQANATILTAAEIQANNGGNHFNNEIDRLDWDIYSGSGYTGNCALEIWLATTTRANLATAENWGTYLTGATLVYSSTTQQYNATTGYQSFVFNQTNFPYNTESGENLLVLTRFLRTSAGPATLNWRYTSTSPTNMTRYYTSTTSAVLATTAMFTTTSRANIRIHGPLPYDVEVTPITANQSISAGANAWYQISVANAGLQTDSYSLSLSGNAWTTGIYDAINGSAISSADDLVSGQIFNAYVKVTSPGDALVGNSDAFVITATSANDPGIFRTATRTTSVALFYDYIYTTQQVPAPIAYQWDDPVANGHTEISYTLLSGTTDDGLFTFTMPEAFPFCNYTVPNGATVGIGTNGNIVFASTLNPMTYSTVLRGINVWGRDMGGTAARPVGAQIFTKYDAVNHTTTFTWYNWMNYNWSAGTNYQFQCVLNHTTGGVTFRYNLFPTGYATLSNYISGPRVGFVNHATSTGQTYLNLVTNSTATINALYGGGTVAANTEIQVLTTPPDPYGYAPANGAVNLDPGSTTFSWNAPGQTTFDVYYGTSNPPSVGALAQVGSSYVPTLAPGMTYYWYTVHHYASRSDFTSDVMMFTTVAPDAPNGPNTGSTANLGTTFFDVGWVDNSTNEDFFNVYVAEGAFGGGFDPTVAPYAAQTASTTIPGTGDAYNVTITGLTPNTTYAVRVYAINDNTIMKNGGKGNTGIIRSEWIETSEAVPVYETSITTGKDGKKIIEQVPVAMKAAKGYWRNLTEDNNGKTMGVDELFYSSGFATAANMTLASVPGTPVVGTPGVTSISVTPANHPTNPNPAATTYAIHCVTTGTWVQATGTLGSSPIWQTLATWGTAVVNSLTANTAYEFAVVARNANLVETVFSASASGTTLNNVALPVTQNFEGASWPPADWSIVNPDANKTWVSHTYLANKSARINFWSYNSYPQSDYLISPPMDFSNVATGEVTFEWSYLYNSSYRDSLRVWVSPDNGVTWSEIFYEGYAGLASRTTDNNNPTGWRDTTLLLPASTSGQSQVLVKFEGINRYGPDIFLDNIVIDARTQSEVVGNNPNGEGSPAPYVFTPPADPETGGLPPVVVNFPAQGGANTNPGTVTVTVMYELPASYPADLPIDNTIRRFWDIQASTENFEDASLRLRFTIDDLPAGITDPMTAVPPIEAAYSNDGGTTWTKVAGTIFDLGGGVYEMLIRNLNHFSLWSLGNGGILPVELSAFTASPADQQVILNWRTETETNNDFFRVYRSLNAADRGELVGVVEGMGNNQTTHSYRYVDTRVQNGVTYYYRIADVDLNGIEALHPIVVNATPAAGARGVVPTEYALEQNMPNPFNPTTEIRYAVKEAGLVTLKVFDITGREVATLVNGNYPANSYRISFDATKLSAGVYFYQIRVNDFYAVRKMVVAK; via the coding sequence ATGAAGAAATTGTATCTGATCTTGCTGATACTGGCGTTTGCTGCGTCAGCATTTGCACAAACGGTTGTAATCGGAAACCCGGCAAGTGCGTTAGGCACTACGCTAACGGGTCCCGGTTACATCCAAACGAGTACCACCTACCATCAAGCGAACGCGACGATTTTGACCGCCGCGGAAATTCAAGCGAATAACGGTGGCAACCATTTCAACAACGAAATTGATCGGTTGGACTGGGATATTTATTCCGGCAGCGGTTACACTGGAAACTGCGCGCTTGAAATATGGTTAGCCACTACCACCCGGGCGAATTTAGCAACCGCTGAAAACTGGGGAACTTATTTGACTGGTGCGACTCTTGTGTACTCTTCGACAACACAGCAGTACAACGCGACCACCGGTTATCAATCCTTTGTGTTTAACCAGACTAATTTTCCTTACAACACGGAATCCGGCGAAAATCTCTTGGTGTTGACGCGGTTTTTGCGTACATCCGCAGGTCCGGCTACCTTAAACTGGCGATATACTTCTACTTCGCCAACCAACATGACCCGGTACTACACCAGTACGACATCGGCGGTTCTTGCAACCACAGCGATGTTTACAACGACTAGCCGGGCGAATATTCGTATCCATGGTCCGTTACCTTATGACGTCGAGGTAACACCGATAACAGCAAATCAAAGTATTAGTGCCGGTGCGAATGCATGGTACCAAATTTCTGTGGCCAATGCTGGTCTCCAAACCGATAGCTACAGTTTATCGCTGTCAGGTAATGCGTGGACTACCGGCATTTACGATGCAATCAACGGTTCAGCAATCTCGAGCGCTGATGACTTAGTTAGTGGTCAGATTTTCAATGCCTACGTGAAAGTTACATCACCGGGCGATGCTCTCGTTGGTAACTCTGATGCGTTTGTTATCACTGCAACATCTGCCAATGATCCCGGTATTTTTCGCACGGCAACAAGAACCACTTCCGTAGCGTTGTTCTACGATTACATTTATACAACACAACAAGTACCGGCACCCATCGCATATCAATGGGATGACCCGGTAGCGAACGGTCATACCGAAATCTCGTACACACTGTTGTCAGGCACAACCGATGACGGTCTATTTACCTTCACGATGCCGGAAGCGTTCCCATTCTGTAACTATACCGTTCCCAATGGTGCCACGGTTGGTATCGGAACCAATGGAAATATCGTGTTCGCCAGCACATTAAACCCAATGACCTACTCCACTGTGTTACGTGGGATTAACGTGTGGGGTCGGGATATGGGTGGAACGGCTGCCCGCCCGGTAGGCGCGCAGATTTTCACGAAGTACGATGCAGTGAACCATACCACGACTTTTACTTGGTATAACTGGATGAATTATAACTGGTCAGCCGGTACTAACTACCAGTTCCAATGTGTGTTGAATCATACGACCGGTGGAGTAACTTTCCGTTACAATTTGTTCCCGACCGGTTATGCAACACTTTCTAATTACATCTCTGGTCCACGGGTTGGCTTTGTCAATCATGCGACGTCGACCGGTCAGACTTACTTGAATCTTGTTACAAACTCAACCGCTACGATTAACGCCCTATACGGCGGTGGTACTGTTGCAGCCAACACCGAAATTCAAGTACTAACTACGCCACCGGATCCCTATGGCTACGCACCTGCAAATGGTGCGGTGAATTTGGATCCCGGATCGACTACCTTCAGTTGGAATGCCCCGGGTCAAACTACGTTTGATGTTTATTATGGAACGAGCAATCCGCCGTCTGTTGGTGCATTAGCGCAAGTCGGCTCAAGCTACGTTCCGACATTGGCTCCGGGAATGACCTACTATTGGTATACTGTACATCATTATGCGAGCCGGTCTGATTTTACCAGCGATGTAATGATGTTCACAACGGTAGCTCCGGACGCCCCCAACGGTCCGAATACCGGTTCTACTGCCAATCTCGGAACGACATTCTTTGATGTCGGTTGGGTCGATAATTCAACGAATGAAGACTTCTTCAACGTGTATGTAGCAGAAGGCGCATTTGGCGGTGGATTCGATCCTACGGTCGCTCCGTATGCGGCGCAAACAGCCTCCACGACGATTCCCGGTACCGGTGATGCTTACAACGTAACTATTACCGGATTAACCCCGAACACTACCTACGCCGTTCGTGTTTACGCGATAAATGATAACACCATTATGAAGAATGGCGGCAAAGGCAATACCGGTATCATTCGCAGTGAATGGATCGAAACTTCCGAAGCCGTTCCGGTTTACGAAACCTCGATTACAACCGGTAAAGACGGAAAGAAGATTATCGAACAAGTGCCGGTTGCGATGAAAGCGGCAAAGGGTTACTGGCGTAATCTTACCGAGGATAATAATGGTAAGACGATGGGCGTCGATGAATTGTTCTATTCGAGCGGTTTTGCGACAGCAGCGAATATGACATTGGCATCGGTTCCGGGTACTCCGGTGGTCGGAACGCCTGGCGTTACTTCCATTTCCGTAACTCCCGCCAACCATCCGACGAATCCAAATCCGGCAGCTACGACTTACGCAATCCATTGCGTTACGACTGGTACGTGGGTGCAGGCTACTGGCACGTTAGGTTCAAGCCCCATTTGGCAGACGCTTGCGACGTGGGGAACTGCTGTAGTGAACAGTTTGACAGCAAACACGGCCTATGAGTTTGCAGTGGTTGCCCGTAATGCGAACCTTGTTGAGACCGTTTTCTCGGCTTCCGCGTCGGGAACGACCTTGAACAATGTTGCACTACCGGTCACCCAGAATTTTGAAGGCGCGAGTTGGCCACCGGCTGATTGGTCAATTGTCAACCCTGATGCGAACAAGACTTGGGTTTCGCATACTTACCTTGCGAACAAGAGCGCTCGCATCAACTTCTGGTCATACAACAGTTATCCGCAATCCGACTACTTGATTAGTCCGCCGATGGACTTCTCCAACGTTGCTACGGGAGAAGTAACATTTGAGTGGAGTTATCTGTATAACTCGTCCTATCGCGATTCACTTCGCGTTTGGGTTAGCCCGGATAATGGTGTGACTTGGTCGGAAATCTTCTATGAAGGTTATGCCGGACTTGCATCGCGTACCACCGATAACAACAACCCCACTGGCTGGCGCGATACGACACTACTGTTGCCGGCAAGTACATCAGGACAATCGCAGGTACTCGTGAAGTTTGAAGGAATCAACCGTTACGGTCCCGATATCTTCCTGGATAACATCGTTATTGATGCCCGTACTCAGAGTGAAGTTGTCGGTAACAATCCGAATGGCGAAGGCAGCCCCGCTCCATACGTATTTACACCGCCAGCTGATCCTGAAACCGGTGGCTTACCTCCAGTGGTTGTGAACTTCCCGGCTCAGGGCGGCGCTAACACGAACCCCGGTACGGTCACTGTAACAGTGATGTATGAACTTCCGGCGTCTTATCCAGCTGATTTACCGATTGATAATACGATCCGCCGATTCTGGGACATTCAAGCTTCTACTGAGAACTTTGAAGATGCCTCATTGCGGTTACGCTTTACCATCGACGACTTGCCGGCTGGTATCACCGACCCGATGACAGCGGTGCCACCGATTGAAGCAGCTTACTCAAACGACGGCGGTACAACTTGGACCAAAGTCGCCGGTACTATTTTCGATTTAGGTGGTGGTGTTTATGAAATGCTAATTCGTAATTTGAACCATTTCTCGCTGTGGTCGTTAGGGAATGGCGGAATCTTGCCAGTTGAGCTGAGTGCGTTCACGGCATCTCCCGCCGATCAACAAGTTATATTAAACTGGCGTACTGAAACGGAAACCAATAACGACTTCTTCCGCGTCTATCGTTCGTTGAATGCGGCAGACCGCGGTGAATTAGTTGGTGTGGTGGAAGGAATGGGTAACAACCAAACGACGCACAGTTATCGATATGTCGATACCCGTGTTCAGAATGGTGTGACCTATTACTACCGGATCGCCGATGTCGATTTGAATGGTATTGAAGCGCTTCATCCGATCGTAGTCAATGCGACTCCGGCGGCGGGTGCCCGCGGTGTTGTTCCGACCGAGTATGCACTCGAGCAGAATATGCCGAATCCGTTCAATCCAACGACGGAAATTCGTTATGCAGTGAAGGAAGCCGGTCTTGTTACCTTAAAGGTATTTGACATTACCGGTCGTGAAGTTGCCACCTTGGTCAATGGAAACTACCCGGCGAACAGCTATCGCATCTCGTTTGATGCAACGAAGCTTTCCGCAGGGGTTTATTTCTATCAGATCCGCGTGAACGATTTCTACGCAGTCCGCAAGATGGTGGTTGCTAAGTAG
- a CDS encoding T9SS type A sorting domain-containing protein translates to MTIRSSVLIMLVVSLFASVAFAAPLSKAELSSISNRIANGETITPAEKDGFFNQTNISRPIGSTGVSHVDLTGGPDGFGYRYVDQASGAVYAWETPSGAATNVTFGDADDGNTNVPIGFTFSFYGTNYTSTYAHTNGFITFGAASTGWSGFSMSGSLPTTSVNFWTRDMHAGRGGTVVRYETLSSPTRFVITYDSLQIYSGSATANRISAQVILYADGGVKIQYRNIAGTAATTPGLVGIKNANGSINLPYGGTAGIGTAIYYYTLGQPSNPSPSHDATGIAINNCVLGWNAANGATMYDVYFGTDATPTILRSDDQAGTSFSIVENLSPLTDYYWQIVASNGASTNPGPIWHFTTAAGAAPNAPTAGAITGATTSSLTGSFVDNSEDETVFPLHTSLNGTDFVFAADLPAQAGTGSYALTLNGLAVNTHYWARVYATGPGGTSTGFAAANGWTLANTPDAPVVDNPTRGSLDVTPNNNGGDPNPDNTVYGIKEITTGMWVTTGGTLDIEGNAGWQTLATWGVVTVGGLDPLTTYTFVTQAKNGAGVVTGFSSTADGSTLESPGLLFEDFETGAFGWSVTNPDAGLTWALYNFAGNNWAGVPHYSYNVNGQLDYLNSPSFSMATVSSAELTFLQSYNIYPGYADSLRVEVSIDGGSTWPFVIWNDGGATMVTRTTSQSADDPVWRSAFLPPEAAHQSDVRIRFVSYNDYGDDDYIDSILVKVYETAAIGNNPNGEGSQQPFTFTPPADPQTGDLPPVVISFPEQTGANGNPGAVTVNVLHELPDHNLAEMPMANTIHRFWDIQASSENFENATLRLRFTLADLPAGIVDPLTAAPPIEAAYSIDGGNTWIRVAGTILDLGGGVYEMLITGLNHFSLWSLGNGGVLPVELSAFTAAVADRQVTLNWRTESETNNDFFRIYRSESADVRGELIGVVDGMGNNQTAHNYRFVDSRVVNGVTYYYRLADVDLNGIEALHPTIVDATPTANANGRIPTEYALEQNFPNPFNPTTAIRYAVKDAGLVSLKVFDVTGREVATLVNGHQPANSYEITFDAATLSTGVYFYQLRVNDYYSVRKMVVAK, encoded by the coding sequence ATGACAATTCGTTCCAGTGTACTCATAATGCTGGTTGTTAGTTTGTTTGCCAGTGTCGCTTTTGCCGCTCCACTCAGTAAAGCAGAGCTGAGTTCGATTAGCAATCGTATCGCGAACGGAGAAACGATAACACCAGCCGAAAAAGACGGCTTTTTCAACCAAACAAATATCTCGCGCCCGATCGGTTCGACTGGGGTTTCCCATGTTGATTTAACCGGCGGTCCCGATGGCTTTGGTTATCGTTATGTTGATCAAGCCAGTGGTGCTGTGTATGCGTGGGAAACGCCTTCCGGTGCTGCGACCAATGTTACCTTTGGCGATGCCGACGATGGCAATACCAACGTTCCGATTGGATTCACCTTCAGTTTCTACGGAACAAACTATACTTCGACCTACGCTCATACAAACGGCTTCATCACGTTTGGTGCCGCTTCTACGGGATGGAGCGGATTTTCCATGTCCGGTTCACTTCCCACAACTTCGGTAAACTTCTGGACCCGCGATATGCATGCCGGTCGTGGTGGTACGGTCGTGCGGTACGAGACCTTATCCAGTCCGACCCGATTCGTTATCACGTACGACAGTTTACAGATTTACTCCGGTTCTGCGACGGCGAACCGAATTTCCGCACAAGTGATTCTATATGCTGATGGCGGAGTAAAAATTCAGTACCGGAACATTGCCGGTACGGCAGCAACGACCCCGGGCTTGGTTGGAATCAAGAATGCCAATGGTTCGATTAATCTGCCTTATGGCGGAACCGCTGGCATTGGTACCGCGATTTACTACTACACATTAGGTCAGCCGAGCAATCCGTCGCCGTCGCATGATGCAACCGGTATTGCCATTAACAACTGTGTGTTAGGTTGGAATGCCGCTAATGGCGCAACGATGTACGATGTTTATTTTGGTACCGACGCCACGCCGACAATATTACGGTCTGACGATCAAGCGGGAACAAGTTTCTCTATTGTCGAAAACTTATCTCCACTTACCGATTACTATTGGCAAATCGTTGCCAGTAATGGTGCCTCCACCAATCCAGGTCCGATTTGGCATTTTACTACTGCGGCTGGAGCAGCCCCAAATGCACCGACCGCCGGTGCAATTACTGGTGCAACGACGAGCAGTTTAACGGGTAGTTTTGTCGACAACTCCGAAGACGAAACCGTTTTCCCGCTTCACACTTCACTCAATGGCACTGATTTCGTGTTTGCAGCTGATCTCCCAGCGCAAGCTGGCACCGGTTCTTACGCATTGACATTGAATGGATTGGCAGTGAATACCCACTACTGGGCGCGCGTTTATGCGACTGGTCCTGGTGGAACGTCAACCGGATTTGCCGCCGCTAATGGTTGGACATTGGCGAATACACCTGACGCTCCGGTTGTAGACAATCCAACCCGTGGTTCATTGGACGTTACGCCAAACAACAATGGTGGTGATCCCAATCCGGACAACACTGTGTATGGGATCAAAGAGATTACGACCGGTATGTGGGTTACGACCGGTGGAACGTTAGATATCGAAGGCAATGCCGGTTGGCAGACCCTCGCAACTTGGGGTGTCGTCACGGTGGGTGGTCTCGATCCATTAACCACATATACTTTTGTTACCCAAGCGAAAAACGGCGCTGGTGTTGTGACAGGATTCTCCAGCACTGCCGATGGTTCGACGTTGGAAAGCCCCGGCTTGTTGTTTGAAGATTTTGAGACCGGCGCGTTTGGCTGGTCAGTTACCAACCCCGATGCCGGTTTGACTTGGGCATTGTACAACTTCGCAGGCAATAACTGGGCTGGCGTACCGCATTATTCTTACAATGTCAATGGTCAACTCGACTACTTGAACTCGCCTTCTTTCTCGATGGCGACTGTTTCATCTGCCGAATTGACGTTCTTACAGAGCTATAACATTTATCCGGGCTATGCCGATTCGCTTCGCGTCGAAGTATCAATCGACGGCGGCTCAACGTGGCCGTTTGTGATTTGGAATGACGGCGGCGCTACCATGGTAACGCGCACGACCTCACAATCTGCTGACGATCCGGTATGGCGTTCGGCATTTTTACCGCCGGAAGCTGCGCATCAGTCTGATGTCCGTATTCGCTTTGTGTCTTACAATGATTACGGCGATGACGATTACATCGACAGTATATTGGTGAAGGTGTACGAAACAGCCGCCATTGGGAACAATCCAAATGGGGAAGGTAGCCAACAACCGTTTACCTTTACGCCTCCGGCGGATCCCCAAACGGGCGATTTACCGCCTGTTGTGATTTCGTTCCCGGAACAAACCGGTGCCAATGGCAATCCCGGTGCAGTTACGGTAAACGTCTTGCACGAGTTACCGGATCACAACTTGGCAGAGATGCCGATGGCGAATACAATCCACCGATTCTGGGATATCCAAGCATCAAGCGAGAATTTTGAGAACGCAACACTTCGGTTGCGCTTTACACTCGCCGATCTTCCCGCCGGAATTGTCGATCCATTAACTGCTGCTCCCCCGATTGAAGCGGCATATTCCATCGATGGCGGCAATACATGGATTCGCGTCGCGGGTACCATATTGGATTTAGGCGGTGGCGTTTATGAAATGCTCATCACCGGCTTGAACCACTTCTCGCTTTGGTCATTGGGTAATGGCGGCGTGTTGCCGGTGGAACTCAGTGCATTTACCGCTGCTGTGGCGGATCGTCAAGTGACATTGAATTGGCGCACCGAATCGGAAACCAACAACGACTTCTTCCGCATTTATCGTTCGGAAAGTGCCGATGTTCGCGGTGAATTGATTGGTGTGGTAGACGGTATGGGTAACAACCAAACCGCCCATAACTATCGTTTCGTCGATAGTCGGGTCGTTAATGGTGTCACCTATTATTATCGTCTTGCCGACGTTGATTTGAACGGCATCGAAGCATTGCACCCGACCATCGTGGATGCAACCCCGACTGCCAATGCAAACGGCCGTATCCCAACGGAATATGCCTTGGAACAAAACTTCCCGAATCCATTCAACCCAACCACTGCGATTCGTTATGCAGTCAAGGACGCTGGATTGGTTTCGTTGAAGGTCTTTGATGTGACAGGTCGTGAAGTTGCGACATTGGTGAATGGTCACCAACCGGCAAATTCCTACGAAATCACTTTCGACGCTGCAACACTTTCAACCGGAGTCTACTTCTATCAACTTCGGGTGAATGATTACTACTCGGTACGTAAAATGGTGGTTGCCAAGTAA